The window CGCCCGGCGCCCGCACCCGCTCCGCCTCGCCGCGAAAAATACTGCCGCTGGGGGAGACGATATCGACGTAGAATGATGGCATGGTTGGTGGGCAGGTTGCAGGTTGGCAGGTTGCAGGTTGGCAGGTTGGCGGGTTGCAGATTGGCAAGATTCTCCACTATCGAGAAACCTGTAACCTGTAACTTGCCAACCTGCAACCATTCAGCCCTCGCTGAGCATCTTCTCGCCGGCGGCGATGACTTCCTCGATGGCGCCTTTGTAGGCGAAGGCCCCTTCGGGGTAGTGATCGAGTTCGCCCTTGAGGATCATCTTGAACCCGCGGATGGTGTCGTCGATCTTGACGTATTTGCCGGGGAAGCCCGTGAACTGCTGGGCGACGAAGAACGGCTGCGACATGTAGCGCTGGGCGCGGCGGGCGCGGCCCACCACGAGCTTGTCGTCGTCGCTGAGTTCGTCCATGCCGAGGATGGCGATGATGTCCTGCAGTTCCTTGTAGCGCTGGAGCAGCTGCTTGACCTCCTGCGCCGTGTTGTAGTGGTCCTCGCCGATGATGCGGGGGTCCAGGATGCGGCTCGTGGAGTCCAGCGGGTCAATGGCCGGGTAGATGCCCAGCGACGCGATCTGGCGGGATAGCACCGACGTGGCGTCGAGGTGGGCGAAGGTCGTCGCCGGCGCGGGGTCCGTGAGGTCGTCCGCTGGCACGTAGACGGCCTGCACCGAGGTGATCGAGCCGGACCGCGTCGAGGTGATACGTTCCTGCATTTCACCCATCTCCGTGGCGAGCGTCGGCTGGTAGCCCACGGCGCTCGGCATGCGGCCGAGGAGGGCCGACACTTCGGAGCCGGCCTGGGTGAAGCGGAAGATGTTGTCGATGAAGAAGAGCACGTCGCGGCCGCCGAGGTCGCGGAAGTACTCGGCGATCGTCAGCCCCGAAAGGGCCACGCGGGCGCGGGCTCCGGGGGGCTCGTTCATCTGGCCGAACACAAGGGCAAGGCTGGAGTTTTTCGTGGCCTCGAGATCCACCTTCGTCAGATCCCACTCACCCTTCTCCATCGCATGGTTGAAGGCATCGCCGTAATCCACCACGCGGCTCTCGAGCATTTCGCGGAGGAGGTCGTTGCCCTCGCGCGTGCGCTCGCCGACGCCGGCGAATACGGACAGACCGTCGTGCGCCTTGGCGATGTTGTTGATGAGCTCCATGATGAGCACCGTCTTACCCACGCCGGCGCCGCCGAAGAGGCCGATCTTGCCGCCGCGTGCATAGGGCTCCAGGAGATCCACCACTTTGATGCCCGTCTCGAGCATCTCCGTCGCGGCCGCCAGCTGGTCGAATGGCGGAGGCGGCATGTGGATGGGCCGGCGCTCCGTCACCTTCGGCTGCGCGATGCCGTCGATCGCCTGACCGACCACATTGAAGAGCCGGCCGCGGATCTCGTCGCCGATCGGCATCGAGATGGGCTGACCAGAGTTGTTCACCTTCGCGCCCCGGGTGAGGCCGTCCGTCGAGTCCATCGCGATCGTACGGACCCGATTCTCGCCCAGGTGCTGCTGCACTTCGAGCACAAGCAGGCCGGCGTCGCCGCGGTCGATCGTGAGGGCGTCCAGAATATCCGGAACGGCGTCTGCGGGAAATTCGACGTCCACAACGGGGCCGATGATCTGGACGATGCGTCCCGGGGTCAAGGTAGCGGTAGCTTCCATCTGG of the Rhodothermales bacterium genome contains:
- the atpD gene encoding F0F1 ATP synthase subunit beta, with the translated sequence MTPGRIVQIIGPVVDVEFPADAVPDILDALTIDRGDAGLLVLEVQQHLGENRVRTIAMDSTDGLTRGAKVNNSGQPISMPIGDEIRGRLFNVVGQAIDGIAQPKVTERRPIHMPPPPFDQLAAATEMLETGIKVVDLLEPYARGGKIGLFGGAGVGKTVLIMELINNIAKAHDGLSVFAGVGERTREGNDLLREMLESRVVDYGDAFNHAMEKGEWDLTKVDLEATKNSSLALVFGQMNEPPGARARVALSGLTIAEYFRDLGGRDVLFFIDNIFRFTQAGSEVSALLGRMPSAVGYQPTLATEMGEMQERITSTRSGSITSVQAVYVPADDLTDPAPATTFAHLDATSVLSRQIASLGIYPAIDPLDSTSRILDPRIIGEDHYNTAQEVKQLLQRYKELQDIIAILGMDELSDDDKLVVGRARRAQRYMSQPFFVAQQFTGFPGKYVKIDDTIRGFKMILKGELDHYPEGAFAYKGAIEEVIAAGEKMLSEG